The Deltaproteobacteria bacterium genome includes a window with the following:
- a CDS encoding ABC transporter ATP-binding protein translates to MPTWGKGENKVHLLEVKSLRVLYGKAMALNGLSLSLAEKEIVGVVGPNGAGKTTLLRAISALVPVEGEILFEGDRIDCHPPHEIVRKGIIHCPERRQLFFDFTVTENLEMGAFLRKDKEKIRADLENVFSLFPVLRERKRQLAGTLSGGEQQMVAIGRSLMSSPRLLLLDEPSVGLSPLVKNLLVEGIKTIWKRGLTVLIVEQDASLTLDLVERVYILEHGKVGLEGNSRDLLNNDEVRRVYFQLG, encoded by the coding sequence ATGCCTACCTGGGGGAAAGGAGAGAATAAGGTGCATCTGCTGGAGGTCAAATCGCTTCGCGTCCTTTACGGGAAGGCCATGGCCCTCAACGGGTTGAGCTTGAGCCTGGCAGAGAAAGAGATTGTGGGTGTAGTCGGCCCCAACGGCGCAGGGAAAACGACTTTACTTCGGGCCATCTCGGCCCTGGTCCCGGTGGAGGGAGAGATTCTTTTTGAGGGAGACCGGATCGACTGTCATCCTCCTCATGAGATCGTCCGGAAAGGGATTATCCATTGCCCGGAACGGAGGCAGCTCTTTTTCGACTTCACGGTGACCGAAAATTTAGAGATGGGGGCTTTCCTCCGCAAAGACAAAGAAAAAATTCGAGCCGACCTGGAAAATGTCTTTAGTCTTTTCCCCGTTCTAAGGGAAAGGAAACGTCAATTAGCCGGGACCCTTAGCGGGGGGGAGCAGCAGATGGTGGCCATAGGCCGCTCCCTGATGAGCAGCCCCCGCCTCCTTTTGCTCGACGAACCTTCTGTGGGCCTCTCCCCCCTGGTGAAAAACCTGCTCGTAGAAGGGATCAAAACCATCTGGAAGAGGGGCTTGACGGTTTTGATCGTTGAGCAGGATGCCAGTCTGACCCTCGACCTGGTGGAGCGGGTTTATATCCTGGAGCACGGCAAGGTAGGGCTGGAAGGGAACAGCCGGGATCTGTTAAATAATGATGAAGTCAGGCGGGTTTATTTCCAGCTCGGATGA
- a CDS encoding NADH:flavin oxidoreductase, which produces MSTNYPFLLSPIQIKGLTLKNRITMAPLFLGYANPDGTVNSLILDHYQEMAASGVSLIVVENVAVDPLGLGSPFTMRIDEERFLFGLSGLAKTIHQQGALAFLQINHAGRYAYGSDKIAPSPIETSKVTPREMTGEDIERVIAAYVAGAKRVQEAGFDGVELHGGTGYLMVQFLSSRTNKRTDRYGGSLENRMRFPLQVVDSVLKAVGPEFPVGYRFLADEWLPDGLHLEETIPYALELEKREMAYLSVMAGTYDSFFSPEYLKEEKKEGYMVPFASRIKAALSRIPVITAGRIQTPATANCIIKDQQADLIGLARVLLADPLWPKKAQGLVQEPFVSCEHTCTLCMKRVMKGKPVFCSQWNKSRQKQFLERIGEKPESD; this is translated from the coding sequence ATGAGCACTAATTATCCCTTCCTCTTATCCCCGATTCAGATCAAAGGCCTGACCTTGAAAAACCGGATTACCATGGCCCCTCTGTTCCTGGGTTATGCCAATCCGGACGGTACGGTCAATTCCCTGATCCTGGATCATTATCAGGAAATGGCCGCTTCCGGGGTTTCGCTGATCGTTGTGGAAAACGTGGCTGTCGATCCCCTTGGGCTGGGTTCTCCTTTTACGATGCGCATCGATGAAGAGCGCTTTCTCTTCGGTTTGTCGGGCCTGGCCAAGACCATCCATCAACAGGGTGCCCTGGCCTTTCTTCAGATCAACCATGCCGGACGTTATGCTTATGGGTCGGATAAAATCGCTCCATCGCCGATAGAAACCTCTAAGGTCACCCCCCGGGAAATGACGGGGGAGGATATCGAGCGGGTCATCGCCGCCTATGTCGCCGGCGCCAAAAGGGTGCAGGAGGCCGGCTTCGACGGGGTCGAACTTCATGGCGGGACCGGTTATCTGATGGTCCAGTTTTTGTCTTCCCGAACCAATAAAAGGACCGATCGCTATGGCGGTTCTCTGGAAAACCGGATGCGTTTCCCCTTGCAGGTGGTTGATTCGGTTCTCAAGGCCGTGGGTCCGGAATTTCCGGTAGGCTATCGTTTTCTGGCTGACGAATGGCTGCCGGACGGTCTTCATCTGGAAGAAACGATCCCCTATGCCCTGGAATTGGAAAAGCGCGAGATGGCCTATCTCTCGGTCATGGCCGGCACCTATGACTCTTTTTTTTCTCCCGAATATCTCAAGGAAGAAAAGAAGGAAGGCTACATGGTCCCTTTTGCCTCCCGGATCAAAGCCGCCCTTTCCCGGATTCCGGTCATTACCGCCGGCCGGATCCAGACCCCGGCTACCGCCAACTGTATCATAAAAGACCAACAGGCAGACCTGATCGGTTTGGCCAGGGTCTTATTGGCGGACCCGCTCTGGCCCAAGAAGGCCCAGGGGTTGGTCCAGGAGCCTTTTGTCTCCTGCGAACACACCTGCACCTTGTGTATGAAACGGGTTATGAAAGGCAAACCGGTCTTCTGTTCCCAGTGGAACAAATCACGGCAAAAACAATTTTTGGAGCGCATCGGCGAAAAACCGGAAAGCGATTAA
- a CDS encoding cache domain-containing protein, with protein sequence MLNRIKLSTRILLLCISVIIGFSLIFAWIIPQVRTSLYDAKYEKTRQLVETAWGVLDYYAKQAKASALPLDEAQKRAKEAVKTLRYNKEDYFWINDLEPRMVMHPYKPELDGKNLSEEKDPNGKRLFVAFVDVCKKEGKGFVDYFWPKPGVSTPVPKISYVKALPEWGWIIGSGIYLDDVQAEVSRILYILIGVMAGITFGGLIFSYLMGKSISRPIYRVIDGLTDGADQVASASSQVASSSQSLAEGASEQAAGLEETSSSIEEMASMTKHNAENARQADSLMAGTSRVVDEANHSMAELTGSMKAISAASEETAKIIKTIDEIAFQTNLLALNAAVEAARAGEAGAGFAVVADEVRNLAMRAAEAAKNTANLIEGSVKKIKTGSDIVSKTNEAFTKVATGSKKVGDLVGEITAASQEQAQGIDQINKAVAEMDKVIQMNAASAEESASASEEMNAQAEQMKAFVKELAAVVNGSQNGAIGHQTKILSHHETVKGKIFRGSLKKPKEVNPEQIIPMGEGDFKEF encoded by the coding sequence ATGTTAAACAGGATTAAACTTTCCACAAGAATTTTATTGTTGTGTATCAGTGTTATCATAGGCTTTTCGCTGATTTTTGCCTGGATCATTCCACAGGTCAGGACCAGCCTGTATGACGCAAAGTACGAAAAAACCAGGCAACTGGTGGAGACGGCCTGGGGTGTCCTGGATTATTATGCCAAACAGGCAAAGGCCTCCGCCCTGCCATTGGATGAAGCCCAGAAAAGGGCCAAGGAAGCGGTTAAAACCCTCCGCTATAATAAAGAGGACTATTTCTGGATCAATGATCTGGAACCGCGCATGGTAATGCATCCCTATAAGCCGGAATTGGATGGAAAGAATCTGTCCGAAGAAAAAGACCCTAACGGGAAGAGACTGTTTGTCGCCTTTGTGGATGTCTGTAAGAAGGAGGGAAAGGGGTTTGTGGATTATTTTTGGCCTAAACCCGGTGTTTCAACGCCGGTCCCGAAGATCTCCTATGTGAAAGCCCTTCCGGAATGGGGGTGGATCATCGGGAGCGGGATCTACCTCGATGATGTGCAGGCAGAAGTTTCAAGGATCCTTTACATCCTCATCGGTGTTATGGCCGGGATTACTTTTGGCGGTTTAATTTTTTCCTATCTGATGGGCAAGTCGATTTCCAGGCCCATTTATCGGGTCATCGATGGGCTTACCGATGGAGCGGATCAGGTGGCTTCCGCCTCTTCCCAGGTTGCTTCTTCCAGTCAGTCTTTGGCCGAAGGGGCTTCGGAGCAGGCCGCCGGTCTGGAGGAAACCTCCTCATCCATTGAAGAGATGGCTTCCATGACCAAACACAATGCTGAAAATGCCCGGCAGGCTGACAGCTTAATGGCCGGAACGAGCCGGGTGGTGGATGAAGCCAATCACTCGATGGCCGAATTGACCGGGTCCATGAAGGCGATTTCAGCGGCCAGTGAAGAAACGGCCAAGATCATTAAGACGATAGACGAGATTGCCTTTCAGACAAATCTGCTGGCCCTCAATGCCGCAGTCGAGGCCGCCCGGGCCGGAGAGGCCGGTGCCGGATTCGCGGTGGTGGCTGATGAGGTGCGAAATTTGGCTATGAGGGCCGCCGAGGCCGCTAAAAATACGGCCAATCTGATTGAAGGGTCGGTGAAAAAGATCAAAACGGGTTCTGATATTGTATCGAAGACCAATGAAGCCTTTACCAAAGTAGCCACAGGATCGAAAAAAGTCGGGGATCTGGTGGGAGAAATTACAGCAGCTTCCCAAGAGCAGGCCCAGGGAATCGACCAGATAAACAAGGCGGTGGCCGAGATGGACAAGGTGATCCAGATGAATGCCGCCAGTGCGGAAGAGTCGGCTTCGGCCTCGGAAGAGATGAATGCCCAGGCGGAACAAATGAAGGCCTTTGTAAAAGAGTTGGCGGCCGTGGTTAACGGAAGTCAAAACGGAGCCATCGGCCATCAGACCAAAATCTTATCCCATCATGAAACGGTTAAAGGGAAGATATTCAGGGGATCGTTGAAGAAGCCGAAAGAAGTCAATCCGGAGCAGATCATCCCCATGGGAGAAGGGGATTTTAAGGAATTTTAG